In Candidatus Bathyarchaeia archaeon, the genomic stretch ACCCCCGGCTCCTTCACTTGGGGAAGTCGCTCTGGAAGCTGAGAGTAGCTTCCATCGCTACTCCTGTAAACCGCCAACCTACCCATTGTAACCCATTCACCACCCTCCAAACGTCTAATCTGAACAGTCAAAACCTCAGCCTTCGGATCCTTCTTCCCAGGCCATACGCTCATGGTGAGATAGTCTCCGTTCGGTAATCGATTCATAAATTTAAACTTAGGATAGGACTTAGCCAAATCCGACACCCACATCTCCACCAAGAATCATACATCCACGAACGATATAAATGAATACGAATTGTATGAAAACTTATCGCGGTAGATGAATAACCACTCTTTCAACTTGCACCTATTCCAACAAGTTGTAGAAACCTAAACTGCCTTGGAAACCTTTATTTTAGAGGTAAACTTTTGAAATTATTGAAGTTAAAAAAAGACGCGGCCGTAGTCTAGCCTGGCCTAGGACGTCGGCCTCCCATACGAGGGAAAGTCGGTGACCCGGGTTCGAATCCCGGCGGCCGCACCAATACACATACATTTATGATTGGATTGAAGTTAGATTAAGACCGGTAAATTCAGCAACTTTCAACTATACGTATCTCGCCTTTCGCGCGATTCGCGTAGGAATAAACTAAGTGGAATGGTTCGCCGGTTAAAAAACATGACGACGATGTTAAAGCGCGGCCTTACCGTAAATTTCTTCATCCTAGAATAGATGTTTTACCTGGATAGTTTCGGGAATTTTTCCTAGCTTACCTATTATCCAATCTAGCTAATTCGACGGATGGTTTTCGACGGGGAGCTGATAACCGTTAACCCGTTCACATGTTCACGACTTTGCCGGTGGCCGCGGACTCCTCCGCCGCGCACATAACGGCTACAGCCATCTTTGATTCTTCAGGTGTGATGACTGTTGGTTTCACGCCCTTCTTCACGCAGTTCACGAAGTAGCTTAGCTCGGTTCTTAGGGCGCCGATCCGCGTGTCATGGACAACAGGCCAGTATATGGTATCGGGCTTGTGTAGGCCTTCCTTATCGTTTATCGTTATGCCAGCGTTTCCGGCGTCGATGTATATGGCGCCTTCTGTTCCGATGATTTCCATCCGGGCGTCAATGGTGTATGGTGTGTTTTCAGGTAGAAACCACACCACCTCTATAACGCCCACGGCCTCGTTGTCGAATCGATACATCGCCCATCCAATGTCAGGGTACTTGAAATCCCTTACGCGGACGTTTTGCGCGTAAACTGATTTCACCTTGCTTTTCGTCAGCCATAGCATGATGTCTGTGTCGTGGATTCCATCCCCCATTAAGGGTGAGATGCTGTCAAGAACCCTCGGCTGGGCTGTGAGATCCTTTGGGAGGTTTCGAGTCGCGTGCATTGACACGATTTTTCCTATTCGACCCTCCTCTACAGCTGCTTTGGCGAGGGATACCCTTGGATCGAACCGACAGATGTGGCCGACCATTAAACTCCCCTTCGAGGAGTTCGCGGCCTCTATGATCGCGTCGCAATCCTGAACCGTTGCCGCCATGGGCTTCTCTAAGAAAACATGCTTTCCCGCCTTTAACGCGTCTACCGCGATGCCTCTATGGTCGTTTATATGGGTCACCACACTTACCGCCTCAATCTCCGGATCCTTGAGAAGCTCCCTGTAATCGGTATACGTCTTTGAAACTCCATACCGCTCCGCGACCTCTTTCAAACGTTGTGGACGACGGGTGCATAAAGCTACTAAATCGACGTCGGGCATTTTAGATAATACGTCGGCGTGAACTTCGCCGAAGAACCCTAAACCGATGACTGCGTATTTTACTTTATCCATGTTTAGACTTTTTTGGGTTCGAGCAAATAAAAATATCGGTTTATTAAACTCCATGCCTCTCTTGGGGTAGTTTCACCATCGTTTTGATAGAAGTGATCGAAGTTCTTAGACTTGTAAGCATGGTTAGGTGTGATGGTTAGGTGTGAAGGATTTGACGCAACCCAGAAAGTGGATAGGTTTCGATTTCTGGAGGTTGGTGTTTGTGGTTTGGTTAATCTGAATTCATTTTAATCCGTCTTTTTAGCCCTTTTCAATTTCGGTTGAAAAATGTCCTTTTCCATCCGCTCCACTTCAGACAGTGTTTCGCATCTTCTATAGCTTTCTAGCGGGTAAAGGTTTAATTGTAAAAATGTTTCTCCCCACTTATACAGCGACAAG encodes the following:
- a CDS encoding Gfo/Idh/MocA family oxidoreductase encodes the protein MDKVKYAVIGLGFFGEVHADVLSKMPDVDLVALCTRRPQRLKEVAERYGVSKTYTDYRELLKDPEIEAVSVVTHINDHRGIAVDALKAGKHVFLEKPMAATVQDCDAIIEAANSSKGSLMVGHICRFDPRVSLAKAAVEEGRIGKIVSMHATRNLPKDLTAQPRVLDSISPLMGDGIHDTDIMLWLTKSKVKSVYAQNVRVRDFKYPDIGWAMYRFDNEAVGVIEVVWFLPENTPYTIDARMEIIGTEGAIYIDAGNAGITINDKEGLHKPDTIYWPVVHDTRIGALRTELSYFVNCVKKGVKPTVITPEESKMAVAVMCAAEESAATGKVVNM